From Anastrepha obliqua isolate idAnaObli1 chromosome 3, idAnaObli1_1.0, whole genome shotgun sequence:
TTGTTAGAGAATTGGCGGCAGAGTCATAGTTGAAACTTGATACTGTTCCGCTTGTGTCCATGTAGTATTGCAAGCAACCAGAGGGTCCTTGTGTTGCAGATGCACAGCCAATTTGAGCGATTTGTAGTTGCCACTGCCGATTGAATGTGTAGTCAGAAGATGTAGCCACTGAAATTGTAATTGTAGATTCGCCATTAAAATCGACGTAAACATGTTGCCCACTATTTTCACCACAAATCGTGGGAACACGCGAAGCGCCACCGGTAATAGTAAGGGTATCCGTTAGACAGAAACCATCACCACTCGGTGGAGCAATAGACAACGACAGGAAATCAATGCGGAGCTGGCAGATATTCGAATCGCAGGGTGAGACAACAATTGAGCAACTGTAAGGAAACTTATGTAAGTATtgataaatattaaagttattTGACTTTAATACTTACCTTCCGCCACCGCTGTAAGTGCCTGGGTAACCTGAGTTATAGAAATAGGTGTTGTTGTAGCTTGTGCTTGAACCGCAACCTTTTTGGTCTATAGTCAGTAATTAAAAGCGCAAGCATTTAGTGAAAAGATGTCTCCTTTTAAATAGTAGTCGTATTTAGCTACTTACATATGCAACAAACAGCTTGAGTAGTAACAGAATTGCAGTTACCAGCTGCCACTCCGCCATTATCACTACATTCGCCACGAACCACACACGTGCCGGCCAACAGATTAGCTCCCGTGCAGACATCATTAGCAAAACGTCCAATCGTGTAAAATGGAAACCCTGCAATGGAAGGCAGTGCACTTGTTAGAAATCACCTGCGCAAATAATCGGAGTCTTatgaaaattattggaaatgttaacaatatattttaacgtttttgaTAAGACAAACTGTGACTTATGCAATTTCGGATtttcaaatcaataaattaagTTTCATACagatttttatgtaattaagaAATATATGAATACCCAGTAAACcaatactttttgttgttgttgcagctgttCGTAAGGCTCTGCCAGTACGGTATAGTCACCGGTCGTCAACGTCGACCTCAGCTAACGTTGGCAcaagaaacatgctgtttcaacGGCGCgggtccaaagggagaggggGTTGGAATAGGTACGTGAATGAGTGGTTAGGAGGTATTTTCACATGCCGGACAGATGTTGAGTATGTCTGGGTTGactctggataggtaggagtttaaacTACTCCAAAGTCCTGAACGCAAATGTGCCAAGAAGGCGTGACTGCCACTGTTTAGTGTGCTGAACCTCAGCCCTCGTCTACGATGTATGCGTAATAGTATATGATTTTTATCATCTTGTTTGCGGATATGACCAAAGATATATATTAGCATAATGATAAAACACACCAAACTATTTAAAACCCTTTTTTGAGTGCACTGTTCGCCCGATTTCAATGAGACATACACCGAATTAAGAGAGTAACCTCCTGTTAACCCCGATGTTTAGCGGGCGTTGCATCTGACATATGgaccaaaatatgaaaatcacttaagcTAGGGAGCTGAAACCTGGTACGTATACAAAAAGTGAGAAGTATTGGAAAAGTGAAAGTGGCACCTctcatataaattgaaatatccAAATTGCTTTTCTCCTGCTTTGATACAGTTACACAAATTACCAATACCTGTCTTATGTTGAAAACTGGTAGGTATTGAAAAAGGGCACGTTGCACCGCCTATACAAACATAAATCTCATATCGAATCAACGGAATTTCTCATAAATTAATTCTCATAATTAATCAGCAAagatttcgaaattttaaaccaatttttatggATCGCTACCctggcttgaaaaaaaaaaccagtctaacggttagacgcgatagaagtgaaaccttccgtaaaacaaactgagagagaatgagacgaaagcagcattagga
This genomic window contains:
- the LOC129241296 gene encoding uncharacterized protein LOC129241296, whose amino-acid sequence is MTLITLIAGLLTLGIVGYVICKDIDEYPTVLSFRNSLETPIASMTTTTDMLQNHSHSRSRRWFPFYTIGRFANDVCTGANLLAGTCVVRGECSDNGGVAAGNCNSVTTQAVCCIYQKGCGSSTSYNNTYFYNSGYPGTYSGGGSCSIVVSPCDSNICQLRIDFLSLSIAPPSGDGFCLTDTLTITGGASRVPTICGENSGQHVYVDFNGESTITISVATSSDYTFNRQWQLQIAQIGCASATQGPSGCLQYYMDTSGTVSSFNYDSAANSLTNSIGVPGTRQIANQQYGICVRMGAGMCSITWSQVSSDSYSFTLTNDVAVVDPSLLGTATVQSQECTTDFIIIPNPTQNSASLASDRFCGLGLVDTTSSTKPFVLYTVTNGNEDLDMSNRGFYLSYSQNACPVV